CTGTCGAACACGTCATCATCCCGAACGCCGGCCATCACGAGTTCATGGTACCGGGTTCCGTGACGTGGCCCGCCGTAAGCCAGGCCGTGCGTTCGCTGCTCGAAATCCGAGACGACCATTAAGTCCGGTCAACAACCAACTGCAGATCCGTTCAGTAGTTGCCTGCAAGTTCGCTACATATCCGTTTCATTATCGAAAGGCCAGGTCATGCCCAACATCACTGTTAAACCCGACTGCAAGAACGCGCCGAAGAAGGCTCTGTTGCGGGACTTCATCTCTGCCTTCGCGCACGCCGACATCGAAGGCGTCCTGTCGCCAATGAGCGACGATATCGTCTGGAACCTGGTGGGCGATAGCGTGATCGAAGGAAAAGAAAACGTCCGCGCATTGCTGGAAGCGATGAAAGGTGTCGGAACGAGCGACCTGGTCATCGAGTCCATCATCACCCATGGCCGGGAGGCGGCAGTCAACGGCGTGATCCGATCGAACTCGGGCCAGGCCCACGCCTTCTGCGATGTGGTTCAATTCACCAGTGCGGCGAGCATGAAGATAAAGACCATGACCTCCTACTCGATCGCCATAGACGATGAGTAGGCCGAAGCCGACCAGGAACGCCCCGGACGGGGTGGACGCGTACCTGTCCTCGCTTCCGGAAGCGCAAACGGAGAAGGCCTGCGGGCGCGTCTATTGGAGTTGGAGGTTGTAAAAAGGAGGACCCAAAATGACAGAACGAAGATCCCGCCCCCAGATGCCTGCATTCGTGAAGGCATTGGTCGCCATGATGTTCGGCATCCTTGCCGGCGGCGCGCTTAATTTCATGCTGGGCGAGCAAGGCGCTGATACACCTGCCTTCGCCATCTATGGTGGGGTGCTGGCGCTCGTGATCTACATCGTTCAGGCCAGGCTAAGGTCGCGCAAAAAGTAATTGCAGGGGATCATGGGCTGGGCGCCCATGGGCGAACAACAGCTACGTATCGAGTCTCAGCGTCCAGTTGTTCCACTTCCGATCCGGTAAGCCGCCCAGGGACCGGTAGAACGCCTCGGCGTCGGCGTTTCCGGCCATGACCGTCCAGATGACTTCGGACGCGTCCATGGACCGGGCATGCGCGGTCACCGACGCCATCAAAGCCTTTCCCACGCCCAAATTCCGGGCAGCCTCGGCGACAAACAGTTCCTTGAGTACGAGCTTGGGCCGCAACGTGTAGGTCCAGTGGATCGAATAGGTGACCGCCATCCCGACCAGTTCATCGTCGTGTTCGGCGACGAACGCGGTGAACAAACGCTCATCTCCGAAACCGTGCTCGAGGATGCTCTCCCGCGTCACGGCAAACTGGTCGATATAGGCTTCGTACCGCGCCAGTCCCTTCATGAGTTCGAGCAGGCAATCGGTGTCTTCCGGAATGGCTTGTCTGACGTGCATGTGGAGTCGTCCGACTTCGGGGAACGCACTCAATCTTGCGTGGCCAGCACTTCCCGCAGCGCCTCGAGAAAAGCATCATTCTCTTCCGGCAGGCCAATCGTCACGCGCATGCCCCGCTCCAGCATGGGATAGCGGCTGACGTCGCGGATGAGCACGCCCCGATCGATGAGTCCGTGGAAGATCCCGGCGACCGGCCGTTCCGCCTCGAACAAGACGAAGTTGGCGTGGGAAGGATAAGGCTTGATGCCCGGCATGCCCCGCAGGGCTTCAAATACCCGTTGCCTTTCCGACCGGATCAGCGACGCACGTTCCTCGATCAGTGCATCCTGGCCGATCAACTTCCGCGCGGCAATCAGGGAAATAACGTTCACGTTATAGGGGAGTTTGACTTTCTCGATCTCTCGTGCCACGGCAGGATCGGCGGCAAGGTAGCCCAGTCGAAGACCGGCCGCGCCGAGGGCTTTCGAGAAAGTGCGTGTGATCACCACGTTGGGATGACGGTCCAGCAACTCAATACACGACACGCCGCAGAATTCGAAATAGGCTTCGTCCACCACGACCAGGCCCGTGGTCGCTTCGGCGATTCGCACCGTATCTTCCGGTGTGATCATCGAGCCGGTCGGGTTATTCGGGGAACACAGGTCCACCAGCCGGACGTCCGGATGAGCGCTTTCTTCCACCAGCCGATCGACGTCGAAGCTCAAATCGCGCTTGAGGTGTACCGTCCTTATTTCAGCGCCCGCGATCCTGCCCATGAGGGCGTACAGGGTGAAGGTCGGCGCGGGCAGCACGACCCCATCGCCCGTCGAGACCGTAGCCTGGAAGATCGACTGGATCAGTTCGTTGGAGCCGTTTCCAATCAGGATATACTCGGGACCCAGCCCATGCCGCTTACCGATGGCCGCCTTGACCTCGCCGGGGACAAAATCCGGATAGCGGCCCCAGTTGCTTGCCAGGGCCTCGTCCACGATCTCCCGCTTGAGTTCTTCCGGCACGTCGAAGGGGCATTCGTTCTGGTTGAGCTTGACCGGGCAGTCCGGCTGGACCAGCGTGTAACCGGACATGGCGCGGACCGCCGCCTTCACCCCGGGAGCGTCGGCCTTTCGAAGCTTCTGATCCATGGTGTGGCCACCGTCAGTAAATCACCTTGTTCAGCGGATATTCCACCAGTCCCTGGGCGCCGGCCCGCTTGAGCGCCGGGATCAACTGCTGGATGGTGTGCTCCTCGATCATCACTTCGATGGCCACCCACTCCTGGTCGGCCAGGGGAGATATGGTCGGGTTCTGCAGCGCGGGTAGCAGTTCGGCCACGGCGTCCAGGTCGGCGCGCTTCACGTTCATTTTAAGGCCGACCAT
This region of Gemmatimonadota bacterium genomic DNA includes:
- a CDS encoding nuclear transport factor 2 family protein encodes the protein MPNITVKPDCKNAPKKALLRDFISAFAHADIEGVLSPMSDDIVWNLVGDSVIEGKENVRALLEAMKGVGTSDLVIESIITHGREAAVNGVIRSNSGQAHAFCDVVQFTSAASMKIKTMTSYSIAIDDE
- a CDS encoding GNAT family N-acetyltransferase, coding for MHVRQAIPEDTDCLLELMKGLARYEAYIDQFAVTRESILEHGFGDERLFTAFVAEHDDELVGMAVTYSIHWTYTLRPKLVLKELFVAEAARNLGVGKALMASVTAHARSMDASEVIWTVMAGNADAEAFYRSLGGLPDRKWNNWTLRLDT
- the hisC gene encoding histidinol-phosphate transaminase yields the protein MDQKLRKADAPGVKAAVRAMSGYTLVQPDCPVKLNQNECPFDVPEELKREIVDEALASNWGRYPDFVPGEVKAAIGKRHGLGPEYILIGNGSNELIQSIFQATVSTGDGVVLPAPTFTLYALMGRIAGAEIRTVHLKRDLSFDVDRLVEESAHPDVRLVDLCSPNNPTGSMITPEDTVRIAEATTGLVVVDEAYFEFCGVSCIELLDRHPNVVITRTFSKALGAAGLRLGYLAADPAVAREIEKVKLPYNVNVISLIAARKLIGQDALIEERASLIRSERQRVFEALRGMPGIKPYPSHANFVLFEAERPVAGIFHGLIDRGVLIRDVSRYPMLERGMRVTIGLPEENDAFLEALREVLATQD